ACTCCAGCGCCACGGCGACGGTCTGGTCCGTGCTGCCGTCATCGACGACCAGCGTCTCGATGCAATCGATTCCGTCGATTTGCCTCGGCAGGTCGGCGAGCGTCTTGGGGAGCGTCGTCGCCTCGTTAAAGCATGGGATTTGGATGATAAGTTTCATGACCATCGTCCTCCCGGCGCCATCGGTTAGGGCAGGGCTGGCGCGTACTTCTTGCTTCAAGCTGGATACGATGCGTGAAACTAGGAAGGCTCAATTGAACTTGACACGAAGGGCCGTGTCGGCGCACTGCGCTATGCATGCGCGAAAGTCGCAACTTATGTCAAGAGCATTCGTTCTTACCTGGTTTTCCTGGTCCGATCCATCTTCAACGAAAAAGTACGCGCTGACCCTGTCGGTTAGGGCTGGCGCTTCTGCAGGAGCAGCATCGTCCACGGAAAGGGATGCAACTCTTTGAGGATTTCGAAATGCGGCGCGACGAGCGCTCGGATCCCTTTGCGACTGAAATACTGAACATGCCCCGGCGTGTTGCCGAACTGTGACAAATAAGCGCCCCGAGCGTAGTTGCAGATTCTCCAAACTGGCTCCCACGGAACGCTAATAAGCGCGAACTTCCGCGTCAGCCGCGCGATTTCCATCAGGGCGATTCCTGGTCTTTCGAGGTGTTCCAGAACTTCGCACACGATAACCAGGTCGAACGATGAATCTGGAAACGATACGCATTCCGCTCGCGCGACTTGGAATCGCCCTGCATCGCCGTGACGACGCTGCGCGTGTTGAATCTGCTCGGCACTGCTGTCGATCCCGTAATAGGTTACTCCCTTCCTGACGCTTACGCTCCCGTCCGACCAGAAAAGGCGCTCCGCAAGTTCGCCCGAAGCGCAGCCGACGTCAAGCACTTCCGCCGGGCGTACGGCTGCCACGCACTGGCGAGCGC
The genomic region above belongs to Pirellulales bacterium and contains:
- a CDS encoding class I SAM-dependent methyltransferase, with the protein product MAAVRPAEVLDVGCASGELAERLFWSDGSVSVRKGVTYYGIDSSAEQIQHAQRRHGDAGRFQVARAECVSFPDSSFDLVIVCEVLEHLERPGIALMEIARLTRKFALISVPWEPVWRICNYARGAYLSQFGNTPGHVQYFSRKGIRALVAPHFEILKELHPFPWTMLLLQKRQP